In one Trichlorobacter lovleyi SZ genomic region, the following are encoded:
- a CDS encoding ATP-binding protein: MKKYRTIWMALLQWGLLWSLIVGCSLLWNERLIRQQVYEYSRHEATTIINKDLAFRRWATMHGGVYVHPTEQTPPNPWLTIPKRDVVTTDGDKLTLMNPAYMTRQVMGLFGEQFGVKGHITSLIVKNPANAPDAWERDALLRFEKGATSVSELTIINGAPYYRLILPMKMEQGCLKCHADTRIPVGGIRGGISAAVPLAPHLQAGESGLRGVRLAHGGIWLAGMIGITIASAIYLRQQRLSQQAEDDLRAQEALYASLTTASPTGVFQADLHGAYCYVNDRWSAIAGLPFEQALGEGWLQALHPEDRVRVSEEWQHSVAGDCPFSLEFRFVRPDGTVAWVYGQSAEIFDSKGGIVGYVGTITDISIRKKAEATLAEQALFLRESQSIAHLAGWKSNPDSDLLSWTDEMYHMLDHPQDEPISHVACFRYFDPQDLPMVEKALQEAMRNGTPFKLSCRMVSARGRRFWADFRCIGRMDGPDGGYIGGTLQDISEHKQIEELLISAKEMAEATSRAKTELLATLSHELRTPLNGVMGGVQLLEMTDLSADQEEYLQMVRTSATNELALVNDLLDLAGLEASGLKVESTPFNLLESIKLAITLHRSALETRGLPLVTSLPESLAQLVIGDGRRLTQIVSNLLGNAIKFTEQGGISLAADCTPCGGSELRLQVRVSDTGIGIAEKDLQRIFEPFVQADMSSTRRFGGTGLGLAICHRLAERMGGSIRVDSIPGEGSSFTLELPFLAAAADLAETDGHDAALQPLWHGSRLTVVIAEDNPVNLKAAAGLAGKLGLRVLCAEDGKQALAHWMSGGVDVILMDIQMPVMDGSEATRFIRQREQGSGAHTPIIALTAHAMAGDRERLLAEGFDGYVAKPFLINELAAELERVTTAVAAVSSV, from the coding sequence ATGAAAAAGTACCGTACCATCTGGATGGCGTTACTGCAGTGGGGGCTGCTCTGGAGCCTGATTGTCGGTTGCTCGTTGCTCTGGAATGAACGCCTGATCCGGCAACAGGTCTATGAGTACTCCCGCCATGAAGCAACCACCATTATCAATAAAGATCTTGCCTTCCGGCGTTGGGCCACCATGCATGGAGGCGTCTATGTGCATCCCACCGAACAGACCCCGCCCAATCCCTGGTTAACCATACCCAAACGCGATGTTGTGACGACTGACGGCGACAAACTGACCCTGATGAATCCGGCCTACATGACCCGTCAGGTCATGGGGCTGTTTGGCGAGCAGTTCGGCGTCAAGGGCCATATCACCAGCCTGATAGTCAAAAATCCTGCCAATGCGCCGGATGCCTGGGAAAGGGATGCCCTGTTGCGTTTTGAAAAAGGGGCGACTTCTGTCAGCGAGTTGACCATCATCAACGGTGCTCCCTACTATCGCCTGATTCTGCCGATGAAGATGGAGCAGGGCTGTCTGAAGTGCCACGCCGATACCAGGATCCCTGTGGGCGGTATCAGGGGAGGCATCAGTGCTGCCGTGCCGCTGGCGCCGCATCTGCAGGCCGGCGAGAGCGGGTTGAGGGGGGTTCGTCTGGCCCACGGCGGTATCTGGCTGGCGGGGATGATCGGCATCACGATTGCCAGCGCCATTTATCTGCGCCAACAACGTCTCAGTCAGCAGGCGGAAGACGACTTGCGGGCCCAGGAGGCCTTGTATGCATCATTGACCACCGCCTCTCCCACCGGTGTTTTCCAGGCCGATCTGCACGGGGCCTACTGTTACGTCAATGATCGCTGGTCAGCCATTGCCGGATTGCCGTTTGAGCAGGCCCTGGGAGAGGGGTGGTTGCAGGCACTGCATCCCGAAGACCGGGTACGGGTCTCTGAGGAATGGCAGCACTCAGTTGCCGGAGATTGTCCCTTCAGTCTGGAATTCCGTTTTGTGCGGCCCGATGGTACGGTTGCCTGGGTCTATGGCCAGTCGGCCGAGATCTTTGACAGCAAGGGCGGGATTGTCGGCTATGTCGGTACCATTACCGATATCTCGATCCGCAAAAAGGCGGAGGCTACCCTGGCGGAGCAGGCCCTCTTCCTGCGGGAGAGCCAGTCCATTGCCCACCTGGCGGGCTGGAAGTCGAACCCGGATTCGGACCTGCTTTCCTGGACCGATGAGATGTACCATATGCTGGACCATCCGCAGGATGAGCCGATCAGCCATGTTGCCTGCTTCAGGTATTTTGATCCGCAGGATCTGCCGATGGTGGAAAAGGCGCTGCAGGAGGCGATGCGCAACGGTACCCCCTTCAAGTTGAGCTGCCGGATGGTCAGCGCCCGTGGCCGCCGTTTCTGGGCCGATTTCCGCTGCATCGGCAGGATGGATGGACCGGATGGTGGGTATATTGGCGGTACCCTGCAGGATATCAGCGAACACAAACAGATTGAAGAGCTGTTGATCAGCGCCAAGGAGATGGCCGAGGCCACCAGTCGCGCCAAGACAGAGCTGCTGGCTACCCTGAGCCATGAGCTGCGTACGCCGCTGAATGGTGTGATGGGAGGGGTGCAGTTGCTTGAGATGACGGATCTTTCGGCAGATCAGGAAGAATACCTGCAGATGGTCAGGACATCGGCAACCAATGAGCTGGCTCTGGTGAACGACCTGCTTGATCTGGCCGGGCTTGAGGCATCAGGCCTGAAGGTCGAGTCAACGCCGTTCAATCTGCTGGAGAGCATTAAACTGGCCATCACACTGCACCGCAGCGCACTGGAGACGCGGGGGTTGCCACTTGTGACCAGTCTGCCGGAGAGTCTGGCACAGCTGGTGATTGGCGACGGGCGCCGCCTGACCCAGATTGTCTCCAACCTGCTGGGCAACGCGATCAAGTTTACCGAGCAGGGGGGGATCTCCCTTGCCGCGGATTGTACGCCGTGCGGCGGCAGTGAGCTGCGGCTGCAGGTGCGGGTCAGCGATACCGGCATCGGTATTGCTGAAAAAGATCTGCAACGGATCTTTGAGCCCTTTGTGCAGGCCGATATGTCCAGCACCCGCAGGTTTGGCGGCACCGGCCTCGGCCTGGCGATCTGCCACCGGCTGGCAGAGCGGATGGGGGGCAGCATCCGTGTTGACAGTATCCCCGGTGAGGGGAGCAGTTTTACCCTTGAGCTGCCGTTTCTGGCCGCCGCCGCTGATCTGGCCGAGACGGACGGGCATGACGCAGCCCTGCAGCCGCTCTGGCATGGCTCACGCCTGACGGTAGTGATTGCTGAAGACAATCCGGTCAACCTGAAGGCAGCCGCAGGGCTGGCGGGCAAACTGGGGCTCAGGGTACTCTGCGCTGAAGACGGCAAGCAGGCTCTGGCGCACTGGATGTCAGGCGGAGTTGATGTTATCCTGATGGATATCCAGATGCCGGTCATGGACGGCAGTGAGGCCACCCGTTTTATCCGTCAACGTGAGCAGGGCAGCGGTGCGCACACGCCGATCATCGCCCTGACCGCCCATGCTATGGCCGGCGACCGTGAACGACTGCTGGCCGAGGGATTTGACGGCTACGTGGCCAAGCCGTTTCTGATCAACGAGCTGGCAGCGGAACTGGAACGCGTAACTACGGCTGTGGCCGCTGTCTCTTCTGTTTGA
- a CDS encoding ABC transporter substrate-binding protein: MNYSVLVALLFCWLLAGCTPKSEPILIGLAVNLTGTGGTAGEYIREGAMLAVEEVNRRGGVNGRPLKLLVRDDKNSAEGIRQADQELMQEGVVAIIGHSYSDSTLQAYPQVMANGKTLLITGYTATDKLTGRDDLFFRTSVSSSSYSAATVRLLNRRGIRSITLLQDRVNFSFSEEITAGVRQRFDGAVSVVTTDSRGEVNWDSVVRQIQRQKPGAVFLLTEVATSGIAAQKLRSAGYQGDLLATLWAQTPDLIRFGGAAVEGLTILTFIEPDNPRPAYRAFAATIEKRFNKAATARTDRAYELITILAEALGRAPAHTAAELKAALLREPFETLMGTVRFDRFGDVERPVFEVRVADGRFANGGEIK, encoded by the coding sequence ATGAACTACAGTGTGCTGGTTGCTCTGCTGTTCTGCTGGCTGCTTGCCGGCTGCACGCCGAAAAGCGAACCGATTCTGATCGGTCTGGCGGTCAACCTGACCGGCACGGGAGGCACAGCCGGCGAGTATATCCGTGAAGGGGCCATGCTGGCGGTGGAGGAGGTCAACCGCCGTGGAGGGGTCAACGGGCGGCCGCTGAAACTGCTGGTGCGGGATGACAAAAACAGCGCAGAGGGTATCCGGCAGGCCGATCAGGAGCTGATGCAGGAGGGGGTGGTTGCGATTATCGGCCACAGTTATTCCGACAGCACCCTGCAGGCCTATCCGCAGGTGATGGCAAACGGCAAGACCCTGCTGATCACCGGCTATACCGCCACGGATAAATTGACCGGCAGGGATGACCTCTTTTTTCGCACCTCGGTTTCCAGTTCTTCCTACAGCGCTGCCACGGTCAGGTTGCTGAACCGGCGGGGAATCCGTTCAATCACCCTGCTTCAGGATCGGGTCAACTTCAGCTTTTCAGAGGAGATCACCGCCGGGGTCAGACAACGGTTTGATGGTGCTGTTTCAGTGGTGACCACCGACTCACGGGGTGAGGTCAACTGGGATAGCGTGGTCAGACAGATACAGCGGCAGAAACCGGGAGCCGTGTTTTTGCTGACCGAAGTGGCGACCAGCGGTATTGCAGCCCAGAAGCTGCGATCAGCGGGGTATCAGGGGGATCTGCTGGCCACGCTCTGGGCCCAGACTCCTGACCTGATCAGGTTTGGCGGCGCTGCTGTGGAAGGGCTTACCATCCTGACCTTTATTGAGCCGGACAACCCGCGCCCTGCCTATCGTGCCTTTGCTGCAACCATTGAGAAACGGTTTAACAAGGCCGCCACAGCCCGTACTGACCGGGCCTATGAACTGATCACCATCCTGGCAGAGGCCCTTGGAAGGGCACCTGCCCATACGGCAGCGGAGTTGAAGGCGGCACTGTTGCGTGAGCCGTTTGAGACCCTGATGGGTACCGTCAGGTTTGACCGTTTCGGAGATGTGGAACGGCCGGTTTTTGAGGTCCGGGTGGCAGACGGACGGTTTGCCAACGGCGGGGAGATCAAATGA
- the purE gene encoding 5-(carboxyamino)imidazole ribonucleotide mutase: protein MSKPLVGILMGSDSDLPVMEKAAEVLTQLGIGWEMDISSAHRLPDKTAVYARTARERGIEVLICGAGMAAHLAGVVASHTTLPVIGVPLKSGALAGVDALYATVQMPPGIPVATVAVDGGKNAGYLAASILSIKRPELADRLEQFRAATRQELEEKSSELQTRLKQA from the coding sequence ATGAGCAAACCGTTGGTTGGCATTTTAATGGGCAGTGATAGCGATCTGCCGGTAATGGAGAAGGCAGCCGAGGTCCTGACACAACTGGGAATTGGCTGGGAGATGGATATCAGTTCGGCCCACCGTCTGCCGGACAAGACTGCTGTCTACGCCCGCACCGCCCGTGAACGGGGCATTGAAGTCCTGATCTGCGGGGCAGGCATGGCTGCCCACCTGGCCGGCGTTGTTGCCTCCCACACAACCCTGCCGGTAATCGGTGTCCCGCTGAAATCCGGTGCCCTGGCCGGTGTGGATGCGCTCTATGCCACGGTGCAGATGCCTCCCGGCATTCCGGTCGCTACGGTGGCCGTTGACGGCGGCAAGAATGCCGGCTACCTGGCTGCTTCAATCCTTTCCATCAAACGACCTGAGCTGGCAGACAGGCTGGAGCAGTTCCGTGCTGCCACCCGGCAGGAGCTGGAGGAAAAATCCAGCGAGCTGCAGACCCGCCTGAAGCAGGCTTGA
- a CDS encoding PAS domain S-box protein yields MKNRIRSLALPLLTVLLVLLLVCAAEKPAGAVPAGLALSDAEKSWLARHPIIHVGVMQDWPPMNYLDRNGTVQGIGADYLKTINRMLGGMLVPVPGPFRDNYEWLQKGQIDALMDITRTPERDALFDFTRPYISIPHVLVGRKSGGFYRQESDLTGKRIALEKGFNNVTYFRNNFPAVTVREYGSTAEALKAVARGEADAYAGNRAVVQHLLEKLELNGLMPMGTLIAPRSVLQFGVAKGQTELLGILDKALAAIPAGERSAIADRWIPNPYETRIDYRKLLLAALLVITLLAGLVLVTRRLNKRLQQQQDYWQALFEHNGTGNLIVSSERLMLKVNQQFCDLFGYREEELIGQSVRLLHLDQQHYEGWAPTFMSVRDGKTHLSAEYPMRHKDGSLFWCLFTGVRLQLPDGQRGVVWSAIDITERKQAEQTMALLNFALDTIHEAAYLVDETTRFIFVNQEACRSTGYSREELLTMKIGDVDAEFPEDQWPVFWQELIRRRAITFEGMHKDCSGRTYPVEITANYFEFDGQGYNLGLARDISERKKTEAVLQEAKERAEAASRAKTEFLANMSHEIRTPMNGIISMAHLLRMTELTSEQQEYLASLQISSKNLLALISDILDISKIEAGKLELEYADFSVRATIEEVVASQMPRITQKRLDICTELSDGLPEILLGDSLRFKQILLNLLGNAIKFTEQGGISIVAKPSARHDNQLIMRIMIADTGIGMSPEVLERVFSPFEQADSSTTRKYGGTGLGLSICRRLVELMGGRIWAASRPGSGSTFFVELPFVVREAPAGTALRLECRPEPVPEGRPLVVLLAEDNQINARSMSAILTRSGHRVVTVDDGQKAFEQWHSNRWDCILMDVQMPVMDGVEATRLIRQAEQASGSHTPVIALTAHAMQGDREWLMAEGFDGYVAKPVDVEQLFREIEQVTGGGRS; encoded by the coding sequence ATGAAGAACCGGATCCGCAGTCTAGCGTTACCGTTATTGACCGTCCTGCTGGTACTGCTGCTGGTCTGCGCAGCGGAGAAACCGGCCGGCGCAGTTCCGGCAGGGCTTGCCCTGAGCGATGCCGAGAAGAGCTGGCTGGCCAGACACCCGATCATCCATGTCGGGGTAATGCAGGACTGGCCACCCATGAACTATCTTGATCGTAACGGCACGGTGCAGGGGATCGGCGCCGACTACCTCAAGACGATCAACCGCATGCTGGGGGGGATGCTGGTCCCGGTCCCCGGTCCGTTCAGGGATAACTACGAATGGCTGCAAAAGGGGCAGATTGATGCTCTGATGGATATCACCCGCACACCGGAACGGGATGCGCTGTTCGATTTTACCCGGCCCTATATCTCTATCCCCCATGTGCTGGTAGGGCGCAAGTCGGGCGGTTTTTACCGGCAGGAAAGCGACCTGACCGGCAAGCGCATCGCCCTTGAAAAGGGCTTTAACAATGTCACCTACTTCAGGAACAATTTTCCGGCGGTTACGGTCCGCGAGTACGGCAGCACCGCCGAAGCGCTGAAGGCGGTTGCCCGGGGGGAAGCCGACGCCTATGCCGGTAACCGTGCCGTGGTGCAGCATCTGCTTGAGAAACTGGAGCTGAACGGGTTGATGCCGATGGGCACCCTGATCGCGCCCCGCTCGGTACTGCAGTTCGGGGTGGCCAAGGGACAGACGGAGCTGCTGGGCATTCTGGATAAGGCGCTGGCCGCGATTCCGGCCGGGGAGCGGTCGGCAATTGCCGACCGCTGGATCCCGAATCCCTATGAGACGCGGATTGACTATCGCAAGCTGCTGCTGGCTGCCTTGCTGGTGATTACGCTGCTGGCAGGCCTGGTACTGGTCACCCGGCGCCTGAATAAACGGTTGCAGCAGCAGCAGGACTACTGGCAGGCCCTGTTTGAGCATAACGGTACCGGTAACCTGATTGTCTCCTCAGAACGTCTGATGTTGAAGGTCAATCAGCAGTTCTGTGACCTGTTCGGTTACCGGGAGGAGGAGCTGATCGGTCAGTCCGTGCGGTTGCTGCACCTTGATCAGCAGCATTATGAAGGCTGGGCCCCCACCTTCATGAGCGTGCGTGACGGCAAGACCCACCTGAGTGCGGAATATCCCATGCGCCACAAGGACGGCAGTCTTTTCTGGTGCCTTTTTACCGGGGTCCGGCTGCAGTTGCCAGACGGCCAGCGCGGGGTGGTCTGGAGCGCCATTGATATCACGGAGCGCAAACAGGCCGAGCAGACCATGGCCCTGCTCAATTTTGCCCTGGATACGATCCATGAAGCAGCCTATCTGGTGGATGAAACCACCCGCTTTATTTTTGTCAATCAGGAGGCCTGCCGCTCCACCGGGTACAGTCGCGAAGAGCTGCTGACAATGAAGATCGGCGATGTCGATGCGGAGTTTCCCGAGGATCAGTGGCCTGTCTTCTGGCAGGAGCTGATCCGGCGTCGGGCCATCACCTTTGAAGGCATGCATAAAGATTGTTCCGGCCGGACCTATCCGGTGGAGATTACCGCCAACTATTTTGAGTTTGACGGCCAGGGCTACAACCTGGGATTGGCCCGGGATATCAGTGAACGGAAAAAGACAGAGGCTGTGTTGCAGGAGGCGAAGGAGCGGGCAGAGGCCGCCAGCCGGGCCAAGACGGAGTTTCTGGCCAACATGAGCCACGAGATCCGCACCCCGATGAACGGTATCATCAGCATGGCCCATCTGCTGCGGATGACGGAGCTGACTTCCGAACAACAGGAATATCTGGCCAGTCTGCAGATCTCGTCCAAAAATCTGTTGGCGCTGATCAGCGACATTCTGGATATCTCCAAAATCGAGGCCGGTAAACTTGAGCTGGAATACGCAGACTTTTCAGTGCGGGCTACCATTGAAGAGGTCGTGGCCTCGCAGATGCCGCGCATCACCCAGAAACGTCTGGATATCTGTACCGAACTGTCTGACGGACTCCCCGAGATCCTGCTGGGAGACTCACTGCGGTTCAAGCAGATCCTGCTGAATCTGCTGGGCAATGCCATCAAGTTTACAGAACAGGGCGGCATCAGTATTGTGGCCAAGCCGTCTGCCCGTCATGACAATCAGCTGATCATGCGTATCATGATTGCCGATACCGGTATCGGCATGTCTCCAGAGGTGCTGGAGCGGGTCTTTAGCCCCTTTGAACAGGCGGACAGCTCTACGACCCGTAAATATGGCGGCACCGGCCTGGGGCTTTCCATCTGCCGCCGTCTGGTGGAGCTGATGGGGGGACGGATCTGGGCTGCCAGCAGACCCGGCAGTGGCAGTACTTTCTTTGTCGAGCTGCCGTTTGTGGTACGCGAGGCCCCTGCCGGTACCGCTCTGCGTCTGGAATGCCGCCCGGAGCCGGTGCCGGAGGGACGCCCGTTGGTTGTGCTGCTGGCGGAAGATAATCAGATCAATGCCCGCAGTATGAGTGCCATCCTGACCCGTTCCGGGCATCGGGTCGTAACCGTGGACGATGGGCAAAAGGCCTTTGAACAGTGGCACAGCAACCGTTGGGACTGTATCCTGATGGATGTTCAGATGCCGGTCATGGATGGTGTTGAGGCCACCCGTCTGATCCGTCAGGCTGAACAGGCGTCGGGCAGCCACACCCCGGTTATTGCCCTGACCGCCCATGCCATGCAGGGTGACCGGGAATGGCTGATGGCCGAGGGGTTTGACGGCTATGTGGCCAAACCGGTGGATGTTGAGCAGCTTTTCAGGGAGATTGAGCAGGTAACCGGAGGGGGACGGTCATGA
- a CDS encoding ATP-binding protein, with protein MIYLALIQNIALLVALTFAHGLLIRHIRQRGHAYALLSGLLFGSVALVGMMTPMILQPGLIFDGRSIVIAVAGLFGGPVTAAVAAAMAAGYRYWLGGVGAPMGVAVIIGSGAIGVAGYYLRRSWPRVVSPVGFYLFGLLVHLWMIGCMSFLPAAVAQVVLANITLPVLLVYPVATLLVCQLFLQMEHHISVEQELEQERNKLDSLIQAVPDLLFEVGLDGRYYACYARHSEQLAAPAEQLVGRTVREMLPPRAAEVCLEALQEAEATGHSHGRQFFLPLPSGEIWFELSVARKTGPVEDQPRFVVLSRDISDRKQHEKELLEARYAAEAASRAKSEFLANMSHEIRTPMNGVIGMAHLLGTTELSPEQEQYLENIENSANSLITLIGDILDLSRIEAGRMLLENVDFSLRRCIQELLGSQQFQINQKKISIHTEIAEDVPDLLRGDQLRTRQILLNLLGNAIKFTEHGGVTITAQLVTSEENRVLIHLAVSDTGIGMPPDLLERIFAPFEQADNSTTRRYGGSGLGLAICRRLAELMGGRIWAESGAEGGSTFHVELPFLLPEQTDRQQERNCEQADDVYQDRPLELLLAEDNLVSAQFVHKVLSRMGHQVTVVGDGRQALDCLADRSFDCILMDIQMPVMGGDAAVRIIREQENQRGGHIPIIALTAHDMDEERERLLRQGFDAHVAKPVDIALLNAALRRLL; from the coding sequence ATGATCTATCTTGCCCTGATACAAAATATCGCCCTGCTGGTGGCGTTGACCTTTGCCCATGGTCTGCTGATCCGGCATATCCGGCAACGGGGGCATGCGTATGCATTGTTGTCCGGCCTGCTGTTCGGCAGTGTGGCCCTGGTGGGAATGATGACCCCGATGATCCTGCAACCGGGCCTGATCTTTGATGGACGCAGTATCGTCATCGCCGTGGCGGGTCTGTTTGGCGGCCCGGTTACCGCAGCGGTTGCCGCTGCCATGGCTGCCGGCTACCGTTACTGGCTGGGCGGGGTTGGCGCACCGATGGGGGTGGCGGTCATTATCGGCTCTGGTGCCATTGGTGTGGCCGGCTACTATCTGCGGCGTAGTTGGCCCCGTGTCGTCAGTCCGGTCGGTTTCTACCTGTTCGGTCTGCTGGTGCATCTCTGGATGATTGGCTGCATGTCCTTTTTGCCCGCAGCAGTTGCGCAGGTGGTGCTGGCCAACATTACACTGCCGGTGCTGCTGGTCTACCCCGTTGCTACCCTGCTGGTCTGCCAGCTCTTTCTGCAGATGGAACACCATATTAGCGTTGAACAGGAGTTGGAACAGGAACGCAACAAACTTGACAGCCTGATCCAGGCCGTGCCGGATCTGCTGTTTGAGGTCGGCCTGGATGGCCGCTACTATGCCTGCTATGCCCGCCATTCTGAACAGCTGGCGGCGCCTGCAGAGCAACTGGTCGGCAGAACCGTGCGTGAGATGTTGCCGCCTCGGGCGGCCGAGGTCTGTCTTGAGGCGTTGCAGGAGGCAGAGGCAACCGGCCATTCCCATGGTCGGCAGTTTTTTCTGCCGTTGCCAAGCGGAGAAATCTGGTTTGAGCTGTCGGTTGCCCGCAAAACCGGGCCGGTGGAGGATCAGCCCCGCTTTGTGGTGTTGTCGCGGGATATCAGCGACCGCAAACAGCACGAAAAGGAGCTGCTTGAAGCCCGTTATGCCGCCGAGGCCGCCAGCCGGGCCAAGTCTGAATTCCTGGCCAACATGAGCCATGAGATCCGTACCCCGATGAACGGCGTGATCGGTATGGCCCACCTGCTGGGGACCACTGAGCTGAGCCCGGAGCAGGAGCAGTATCTTGAGAATATTGAAAATTCCGCAAACAGCCTGATTACCTTGATCGGCGATATTCTGGATCTGTCCAGGATCGAGGCCGGCAGGATGCTGCTGGAAAATGTCGATTTTTCGTTGCGCAGATGCATTCAGGAGCTGCTGGGCAGCCAGCAGTTTCAGATCAACCAGAAGAAGATCAGCATTCACACCGAGATAGCGGAGGATGTGCCGGATCTGCTGCGGGGCGACCAGTTGCGGACACGGCAGATCCTGCTGAATCTGCTGGGTAACGCGATCAAGTTTACCGAGCATGGAGGGGTCACCATTACCGCACAGCTGGTGACGTCTGAGGAGAACCGGGTCCTGATTCATCTTGCTGTCTCGGATACCGGTATCGGCATGCCGCCGGATCTGCTGGAACGGATCTTTGCCCCCTTTGAGCAGGCCGATAACTCCACCACCCGGCGCTATGGTGGCAGCGGGCTGGGGCTGGCCATCTGCCGCCGTCTGGCAGAGTTGATGGGAGGACGGATCTGGGCTGAAAGCGGAGCAGAGGGCGGCAGCACCTTCCATGTTGAATTGCCGTTTCTGCTGCCGGAGCAGACTGACCGGCAACAGGAGCGCAACTGCGAACAAGCCGATGACGTGTATCAAGACCGGCCGCTGGAGCTTCTGCTGGCTGAGGATAATCTTGTCAGCGCCCAGTTTGTCCACAAGGTCCTGAGCCGGATGGGGCATCAAGTAACGGTTGTGGGAGATGGCAGGCAGGCGCTGGACTGCCTGGCTGACCGGTCGTTTGACTGCATCCTGATGGATATTCAAATGCCGGTCATGGGGGGGGATGCTGCTGTCCGGATCATCAGGGAACAGGAAAACCAGCGTGGTGGCCATATCCCGATTATCGCCCTGACGGCCCATGACATGGATGAGGAACGGGAACGGCTGCTGCGGCAGGGCTTTGATGCCCATGTGGCCAAACCGGTGGATATTGCGCTTCTGAACGCAGCATTGCGCAGGTTGCTATGA
- a CDS encoding YbfB/YjiJ family MFS transporter, with protein sequence MSNSTSHQSRFLHYGWVIVAVGVLVLFSCLGLARYAYTMLLPAMQTGLQLSYDRMGLIGTANFSGYLVAVVLSPWLLRRFRPRAVISAGLLLIALCMAGISQSRGFLTAALLYAFTGLGGGLANIPLMALVPCWFRSRVRGRAAGLIIGGNGLAIICAGYLIPLLNRQYAAAGWRLAWLLLAAITLLTALIAALWLRNTPAEKGLEPLGPLQPEQHGSLPVHHEQQGDGVLLLRLGLLYLAFGATFMVFGTFIVTSMVRESGFSEAQAGHYWSWVGFFSVFSGVGFGSLSDRIGRKQGLALVFLVQSTAYLLAGLKLGAIGLMLAIVLYGSAVFAIPAIMAAAVGDYLGTARAAASFATITIFFAVGQTIGPAVAGLLARSYGSFAPAYLCAAAITCSAALFSLVLPTPHRRDPA encoded by the coding sequence ATGTCCAATTCTACCTCACATCAGAGTCGCTTCCTGCACTACGGCTGGGTCATTGTGGCGGTCGGCGTCCTGGTGCTGTTTTCCTGCCTGGGGCTGGCCCGTTATGCCTACACCATGCTGTTGCCTGCCATGCAGACCGGATTGCAGCTGAGCTATGACCGGATGGGGCTGATCGGCACCGCCAACTTCAGCGGCTATCTGGTTGCCGTGGTGCTGTCTCCCTGGCTGCTCCGCCGTTTTCGCCCCCGGGCGGTGATCAGTGCCGGGCTGCTGTTGATCGCACTCTGCATGGCCGGTATCAGCCAGTCCCGCGGTTTTTTGACGGCTGCACTGCTCTACGCGTTTACCGGCCTGGGGGGTGGTCTTGCCAATATCCCCCTGATGGCGCTGGTCCCCTGCTGGTTCCGCAGCCGGGTCCGCGGCCGGGCCGCCGGTCTGATCATTGGCGGCAACGGTCTGGCCATTATCTGTGCCGGCTATCTGATTCCGTTGCTTAATCGTCAGTATGCTGCTGCCGGCTGGCGTCTGGCCTGGCTGCTGCTGGCAGCCATTACTCTGCTGACCGCCCTGATTGCTGCCCTGTGGTTGCGTAATACGCCGGCGGAAAAGGGGCTGGAACCGCTGGGGCCGTTGCAGCCGGAACAGCACGGCAGCCTGCCCGTTCACCACGAGCAGCAGGGGGATGGCGTGTTGCTGCTCAGGCTGGGGCTTTTGTATCTGGCCTTTGGCGCAACCTTTATGGTCTTCGGCACCTTTATTGTCACCAGCATGGTGCGGGAGTCCGGTTTCAGTGAGGCGCAAGCCGGCCACTACTGGTCGTGGGTCGGCTTCTTCAGCGTCTTTTCCGGGGTCGGTTTTGGCAGCCTGTCTGACCGGATCGGCCGCAAGCAGGGACTGGCACTGGTCTTTCTGGTGCAGAGCACGGCCTACCTGTTGGCCGGACTCAAACTGGGGGCCATTGGCCTGATGCTTGCCATTGTCCTGTACGGTTCGGCCGTTTTTGCCATACCAGCCATCATGGCTGCTGCTGTAGGTGACTATCTGGGCACCGCCCGGGCTGCCGCTTCCTTTGCCACCATTACCATCTTCTTTGCCGTGGGGCAGACCATCGGTCCGGCCGTTGCCGGGTTGCTGGCGCGTAGCTACGGCAGCTTTGCTCCGGCCTATCTCTGCGCTGCCGCCATTACCTGTTCTGCGGCCCTGTTTTCCCTTGTGCTGCCTACGCCGCACAGGCGTGATCCCGCTTGA